The following are encoded together in the Lewinella sp. 4G2 genome:
- a CDS encoding tetratricopeptide repeat protein: MSIEYKVIIAGQLEFGKESVFKQVHDQYVHRMEHFYKDDIMLKAEGHFIEEENSFVVPRTVKIGSKRQWLNTLNLLQRVVEFSIAGSLNMWVLNAGKMEAHHLLEPKAERTTVQIFNKGRELIEQNDQQAEAIKMMDKVLKRFANHAQAYERRGFTNLSLNNIDDALYDYNKSLKINPRMPEAHYGRGIVHVRKQQWAEAAEDFEAVTKNSIPYQPIYWQAQVGLGDAYTKLGRPNDALRVFNMFFKRKQRIATLERYDRRVSFEFAKLLTDANRLDEAYKAFAHALVAPEDAKAPEVARIHHEYGKALEKGGHKEKAAEQFKLAGKDFSPAVEQPKAVALAI, from the coding sequence ATGTCAATCGAATACAAAGTGATTATCGCGGGCCAACTGGAGTTCGGTAAGGAATCCGTTTTCAAACAAGTGCACGATCAGTACGTCCACCGGATGGAACATTTCTATAAGGACGACATCATGCTGAAGGCAGAGGGCCACTTTATCGAAGAGGAGAATTCCTTCGTAGTGCCCCGCACGGTGAAGATTGGCAGCAAACGCCAGTGGTTGAATACGCTCAATCTCCTGCAACGGGTAGTAGAATTCAGCATTGCCGGCAGCCTCAACATGTGGGTACTGAATGCGGGTAAGATGGAAGCTCACCACCTCTTGGAACCAAAGGCGGAGCGCACTACCGTCCAGATCTTTAATAAGGGCCGGGAACTCATTGAGCAGAATGACCAACAGGCCGAAGCCATCAAAATGATGGACAAGGTCCTCAAACGCTTCGCCAACCACGCGCAGGCTTACGAACGCCGCGGTTTCACCAACCTCAGCCTTAATAACATCGATGACGCGCTTTACGATTACAACAAGAGCCTGAAGATCAACCCGCGGATGCCAGAAGCCCACTACGGGCGCGGCATTGTTCACGTGCGCAAACAACAATGGGCGGAAGCAGCGGAAGATTTTGAGGCCGTGACGAAGAACAGCATCCCCTACCAGCCCATCTACTGGCAAGCACAGGTTGGTCTCGGTGATGCTTACACTAAATTGGGCCGGCCCAATGATGCCCTGCGGGTCTTCAACATGTTCTTCAAGCGTAAGCAACGAATCGCCACGCTGGAACGCTACGATCGGCGGGTAAGCTTCGAATTTGCCAAGCTACTCACTGACGCTAACCGCCTCGACGAAGCTTACAAGGCGTTCGCGCACGCACTGGTAGCTCCCGAAGACGCTAAAGCACCGGAGGTTGCCCGAATCCACCACGAATACGGCAAAGCCCTGGAAAAGGGAGGCCATAAGGAAAAGGCAGCCGAACAGTTCAAACTCGCGGGCAAGGATTTTAGCCCCGCGGTGGAACAACCTAAAGCTGTGGCCCTGGCCATCTAA
- a CDS encoding DUF6089 family protein has product MYKHLLLALVMLSCVSLSAQSSNPYPWEIGLKVGTASMAGDLIDPDIVILNQPSFGANINVRRRIGKVLALKAHLMYASLESDETEGDNARRGFTSNTSVIEPGLMLEFEPFAAKRFGDDGFKKILSPYVGAGVAYGIWGDVDTDYNGRTNARIAQDIQDQEDDNGGVVIPLGAGLKYYLSEKSSLGLDVTYRMTGSDLIDGVSASANPDDDDAYVLTGLTFSTGFGKKDTDKDGIADEDDACPNEPGPESTMGCPDTDGDGVADKDDRCPQTAGLATLKGCPDGDGDGIADIDDKCPTEAGLAALGGCPDADGDGIADGDDKCPTEAGPRATMGCPDGDGDGIADADDDCPAEAGPRGTNGCPDSDGDGIADKDDECPNEAGPASRNGCPVPKITDRPENLNERIARYRTLLEGQDFSYIRLNEAIGTIDIDRIYFPTDVSRLDRPDRMIIEEIDRFLALPGASNFSIRFEGHADRRASDEYNQALSERRASSAKDYAAEKGASSSKLTMIGFGESRPVGETLRENRVVIPVASEPTQRVNIN; this is encoded by the coding sequence ATGTATAAGCACTTACTCCTTGCTTTAGTCATGCTCTCCTGTGTATCCCTTTCCGCACAGTCCAGCAATCCTTACCCTTGGGAAATCGGGTTAAAGGTCGGTACCGCCTCCATGGCCGGTGACCTTATTGATCCAGATATCGTTATCCTCAATCAGCCCAGCTTCGGCGCCAATATTAACGTGCGCCGCCGTATCGGTAAAGTGCTTGCCCTGAAAGCTCACTTGATGTACGCTAGCCTCGAAAGTGACGAAACGGAAGGTGACAACGCCCGCCGTGGTTTCACCTCCAACACCTCCGTCATCGAGCCCGGCCTGATGCTCGAGTTCGAACCCTTCGCTGCAAAGCGTTTTGGTGACGACGGTTTCAAGAAAATCCTCTCTCCTTACGTAGGTGCAGGTGTCGCTTACGGCATTTGGGGTGACGTAGATACAGACTACAACGGCCGTACCAACGCAAGAATCGCGCAGGATATTCAGGACCAGGAAGACGACAACGGTGGCGTTGTCATTCCCCTTGGTGCTGGCCTCAAGTACTACCTCAGCGAGAAGTCTTCCCTCGGCCTCGACGTAACCTACCGCATGACGGGTTCTGACCTGATCGATGGTGTCTCCGCTTCCGCCAACCCTGATGATGACGATGCTTACGTACTTACCGGTCTCACGTTCTCTACCGGCTTCGGTAAGAAAGACACTGACAAAGACGGCATCGCTGATGAAGATGACGCCTGCCCCAACGAGCCCGGCCCCGAATCTACCATGGGTTGCCCCGACACGGACGGTGACGGCGTAGCTGACAAAGATGACCGCTGCCCACAGACCGCCGGCCTCGCTACCCTGAAGGGTTGCCCCGATGGTGACGGCGACGGCATTGCTGACATCGACGACAAGTGCCCAACCGAAGCTGGCCTAGCTGCCCTCGGCGGTTGCCCCGACGCTGATGGCGACGGCATCGCAGACGGCGACGACAAGTGCCCAACCGAAGCAGGACCACGTGCTACCATGGGTTGCCCCGACGGCGACGGTGACGGCATCGCTGATGCTGACGACGACTGCCCCGCAGAAGCTGGCCCCCGCGGCACCAATGGCTGCCCTGACAGTGACGGTGACGGCATCGCCGACAAAGACGACGAGTGCCCCAACGAGGCTGGCCCCGCTTCGCGCAACGGTTGCCCCGTTCCAAAGATCACGGACCGCCCCGAGAACCTCAACGAGCGTATCGCTCGCTACCGTACCCTCCTTGAAGGGCAGGACTTCTCCTACATCCGCCTCAACGAAGCAATCGGCACGATCGACATCGACCGCATTTACTTCCCCACGGACGTATCCCGCCTCGACCGCCCCGACCGCATGATCATCGAAGAGATTGACCGCTTCCTCGCCCTGCCGGGTGCTAGCAACTTCTCCATCCGCTTCGAAGGCCACGCTGACCGCCGCGCATCCGACGAGTACAACCAAGCGCTTTCTGAGCGTCGTGCCAGCTCCGCTAAGGACTACGCTGCTGAAAAAGGCGCTTCTTCCAGCAAGCTGACCATGATTGGTTTCGGTGAAAGCCGCCCAGTGGGTGAGACGCTCCGTGAGAACCGGGTTGTAATCCCCGTAGCTTCCGAGCCAACGCAACGTGTGAACATTAACTAA
- a CDS encoding acyl-[acyl-carrier-protein] thioesterase, with amino-acid sequence MRQSPLHELFSTQVPAYAAGPDGLLTVPYLVRLLQEAAMRNTVRLKISSPELMEAEGLSWILRQQRITIQRWPRMNEAIDILTAPTGFARGLLTYRDFHVLDANDQPIISTVSEWLLMDVGSRKLRPIPDRILALQSDLAPAAAHLERPKIKLHNPTVVDNSTTTKVSYGMLDFNGHLTNPVFPELMLEPLGDTFLSNRKATEITIFFQAEARYGDELTAEIGAGRDGGTAHCLKRGEETLARMLTKWDA; translated from the coding sequence TTGCGACAATCCCCCCTTCACGAACTCTTTTCTACTCAGGTACCCGCCTACGCCGCCGGGCCAGATGGTTTGCTGACGGTTCCTTACTTAGTCCGGCTACTACAGGAAGCAGCCATGCGTAATACGGTACGGCTAAAGATCAGCTCACCTGAGTTGATGGAGGCGGAGGGCTTATCCTGGATCCTACGGCAGCAACGCATTACCATCCAAAGGTGGCCGCGAATGAACGAAGCCATCGATATTTTGACGGCCCCCACCGGGTTTGCCCGGGGCCTGTTGACTTACCGGGACTTCCACGTGCTGGACGCTAACGATCAACCCATCATATCCACCGTTTCGGAATGGTTATTGATGGACGTCGGCTCCCGCAAACTGCGGCCGATCCCCGACCGTATTCTTGCCCTACAATCCGACTTAGCACCCGCGGCAGCGCACCTTGAGCGGCCGAAGATCAAACTGCACAACCCAACCGTGGTGGATAATTCTACAACGACAAAGGTGAGCTACGGGATGCTGGATTTTAATGGCCACCTGACGAACCCCGTATTCCCCGAATTGATGTTGGAGCCACTCGGAGATACGTTCCTAAGTAATAGAAAGGCGACGGAAATCACCATCTTCTTCCAGGCCGAAGCGCGGTACGGAGATGAACTAACGGCGGAAATCGGAGCGGGCAGAGACGGTGGCACCGCGCACTGCCTCAAGCGCGGCGAAGAAACACTGGCGCGGATGCTGACGAAGTGGGACGCCTAG
- a CDS encoding neutral zinc metallopeptidase encodes MKLEGRESSRNIDDRRGGRSRGGMSRGTKTAGGIGLGSIIIAIIVMLLGGDPGEFLGVSNGGGTVTAPSASGPSTGGLVDDSDPNARIVGVTLRETEKIWSQLFPQEYNRRYQEPTLVLFTGQDRSACGFASAATGPFYCPADQQVYIDLSFADLLRQRFKAPGDFALAYVVAHEVGHHIQNQLGYSQQVSQARRRLAKKDANAMSVRLELQADYLAGVWAHYADRTDLLSEGDIEEALRAASAIGDDKIQKQSQGYVVPDSFTHGSSEQRIKAFYAGYESGDASKAALDYFFGNNFAL; translated from the coding sequence ATGAAACTCGAAGGAAGAGAATCCAGTAGAAATATTGATGACCGCCGTGGCGGCCGCAGCCGTGGTGGCATGAGCCGTGGCACGAAGACCGCCGGTGGCATCGGGCTCGGTTCCATCATCATCGCGATCATCGTCATGCTCCTGGGCGGTGATCCGGGCGAGTTTCTCGGCGTCAGCAATGGCGGTGGAACGGTCACCGCCCCTTCCGCTTCCGGCCCTAGTACGGGTGGCCTGGTGGACGATAGTGATCCAAACGCCCGCATCGTCGGCGTTACCCTCCGCGAAACGGAGAAGATCTGGAGCCAACTATTCCCCCAGGAATACAACCGGCGCTACCAGGAGCCCACGCTCGTGCTCTTTACCGGTCAGGACCGTTCCGCCTGTGGTTTCGCCAGCGCGGCCACTGGTCCTTTCTATTGCCCCGCGGACCAGCAGGTTTACATCGACCTTTCCTTTGCAGATCTCCTCCGCCAACGCTTTAAGGCGCCGGGTGATTTCGCTCTTGCCTACGTCGTTGCGCACGAGGTGGGCCACCACATTCAGAACCAACTCGGCTACAGCCAGCAGGTCAGCCAGGCGCGCCGCCGGTTGGCTAAGAAGGATGCCAACGCGATGTCCGTTCGGCTTGAACTTCAGGCCGACTACTTGGCGGGCGTCTGGGCCCACTACGCCGACCGTACTGATCTGCTCAGCGAAGGGGATATCGAAGAAGCCCTGCGCGCCGCCTCGGCTATTGGGGATGACAAGATTCAGAAACAGAGCCAGGGCTACGTAGTGCCCGATAGCTTCACCCACGGCAGCTCCGAGCAACGCATCAAAGCATTCTACGCCGGTTACGAATCCGGAGACGCCAGCAAGGCCGCGCTGGATTACTTCTTCGGGAACAACTTTGCGTTGTAA
- a CDS encoding DUF4197 domain-containing protein, giving the protein MLRHLTLLCLPFFFLACTSQQINQTLNTVLAGGLSSEDIGAGLKEALRKGVERGASELSQEGGYFNDTAYRILLPEEVRKVTGKLQNVPGFNNLEEVILRKINQGAEDAASKAGPIFVDAIRQMTIQDAMSILKGEDNAATSFLQRATYNALYNEFSPVINNSLDKYDANKVWGDAANAYNNFPLTRQPVNTDLGGYVTEQALEGLFRKIAVEELNIRENIGARTSELLRKVFALQDGAK; this is encoded by the coding sequence ATGCTACGCCACCTCACGCTCCTCTGCCTCCCCTTCTTTTTTCTTGCCTGCACCTCGCAGCAGATCAACCAGACGCTGAATACCGTACTGGCGGGTGGCCTGAGCTCCGAAGATATCGGTGCCGGCCTCAAAGAAGCATTGCGCAAGGGTGTCGAGCGGGGAGCCTCCGAATTGAGCCAGGAGGGAGGGTACTTCAACGATACGGCCTACCGCATCCTACTACCCGAGGAAGTACGCAAGGTCACGGGTAAACTGCAAAACGTTCCCGGCTTCAATAACCTGGAGGAGGTGATCCTCCGCAAGATCAACCAGGGTGCGGAGGATGCCGCGAGCAAAGCTGGCCCCATTTTCGTAGACGCCATCCGCCAAATGACCATCCAGGATGCGATGTCCATCCTTAAGGGAGAGGACAATGCGGCAACTTCTTTTCTCCAGCGGGCCACTTACAATGCGCTCTACAACGAATTCAGCCCGGTGATCAATAACTCCCTGGACAAGTACGATGCTAATAAAGTCTGGGGCGACGCCGCTAATGCCTACAACAACTTCCCCCTCACCCGCCAACCCGTCAACACGGACCTGGGTGGTTACGTCACCGAGCAAGCGCTCGAAGGGCTCTTCCGCAAGATTGCCGTCGAGGAGTTAAACATCCGCGAGAACATTGGTGCCCGCACCTCCGAACTGCTTCGCAAGGTGTTCGCCCTGCAGGACGGCGCCAAATAG
- the folB gene encoding dihydroneopterin aldolase, which translates to MNAKIGLKDVRIHAPHGFFEEEHYMGNEFSIDVEVDARIGGAASQDDLGQTVNYATIHYLLKAEMKRPTQLLEALAYRMAARIAEQFDNVDKVKLRLHKLNPPLGGKVAASWVEVEVTATAGYGGGLGEPRTFEDNYEPHYDKDGPFASRTGGGTMTGAPLKPRPVLPQQTFDPPTPPPPALPAELVVEDNFEWDDEAFGDEAGHAVSDDDFHLEDFELPDDFDMDSLPDFDALDFDFGPDDPK; encoded by the coding sequence ATGAATGCTAAGATCGGTTTGAAGGACGTACGGATCCACGCCCCCCACGGTTTCTTCGAGGAGGAACACTACATGGGCAACGAGTTCAGCATCGACGTTGAGGTGGACGCCCGCATCGGTGGAGCCGCCAGCCAGGACGATCTGGGCCAGACCGTCAACTACGCCACCATCCACTACTTGCTAAAGGCTGAAATGAAACGCCCCACCCAGTTACTGGAGGCACTGGCTTACCGCATGGCGGCCCGGATTGCCGAACAGTTCGACAACGTGGATAAGGTCAAGCTCCGCCTCCATAAGCTGAACCCGCCGCTGGGGGGCAAAGTCGCCGCTTCCTGGGTTGAAGTCGAAGTCACCGCTACCGCTGGCTACGGCGGTGGCCTGGGTGAACCGCGCACCTTTGAGGACAATTACGAGCCGCATTACGATAAGGATGGGCCCTTCGCCAGCCGTACCGGTGGGGGCACCATGACGGGTGCACCACTCAAACCCCGGCCGGTGCTTCCTCAGCAGACCTTTGATCCCCCTACCCCACCACCACCGGCCCTTCCCGCCGAGTTGGTCGTGGAGGATAACTTTGAATGGGACGACGAGGCCTTTGGGGACGAAGCCGGCCACGCCGTTTCCGACGACGATTTCCACCTGGAGGATTTCGAATTGCCCGACGATTTCGACATGGATTCCCTACCCGATTTTGATGCGCTGGACTTCGATTTTGGGCCGGATGACCCCAAATAG
- a CDS encoding peptidylprolyl isomerase: MSAPLTVDDHQIVTLTYEVRDGGPSGPLLERMDVNYPFVFMFGVGKMLPAWERRIFGLKSGMGFSFQLAPQDAYGVPNKQHILKMPLNLFKNEREQIEPGLLVEGQFVTLTDADGKAVNAKILKWDDEEVTLDANHALAGKTLFFSGAILNVRKPTVDELIQKRYIDLGGVHRT; encoded by the coding sequence ATGAGTGCTCCCCTTACCGTCGATGACCACCAGATCGTTACCCTCACCTACGAAGTCCGGGACGGTGGCCCCAGCGGCCCCCTGCTCGAACGGATGGACGTCAACTACCCCTTCGTCTTCATGTTCGGGGTCGGTAAAATGCTACCCGCCTGGGAGCGGCGCATCTTCGGGCTGAAGTCCGGCATGGGCTTCAGTTTCCAACTCGCGCCCCAGGATGCCTACGGGGTGCCGAACAAGCAGCACATCCTGAAAATGCCATTGAATCTTTTTAAAAATGAGCGGGAGCAGATCGAGCCCGGGCTACTTGTAGAAGGGCAATTCGTCACCCTCACGGATGCCGACGGCAAAGCCGTTAACGCCAAGATCCTGAAGTGGGACGACGAGGAAGTTACGCTGGACGCTAACCACGCCCTGGCCGGTAAGACCCTCTTCTTCTCCGGGGCCATCCTCAACGTGCGGAAGCCTACCGTGGACGAGCTCATCCAGAAGCGCTACATCGATTTGGGTGGGGTGCACCGGACTTAA
- a CDS encoding DUF1569 domain-containing protein — MTYPSVFEPAVTQSLIDRVEKLSPDTQPGWGKMNVGQMLAHVNVAYEQTYDNPPPKPNFLMGWFLKKFVKPAVVGPKPYEKNSRTAPAFLITDERDFGKEKARLISYLNRVQQEGKTAHEGKPSPSFGPLTAQEWSTLYYKHLDHHLTQFGV; from the coding sequence ATGACGTACCCCTCAGTTTTTGAACCAGCCGTTACCCAGAGCTTGATTGACCGGGTAGAGAAATTAAGCCCTGACACTCAGCCGGGATGGGGCAAAATGAACGTCGGCCAAATGCTGGCCCACGTAAACGTAGCTTACGAACAGACTTACGACAACCCACCCCCCAAGCCGAATTTCCTGATGGGGTGGTTTCTGAAAAAGTTCGTGAAACCCGCCGTGGTTGGGCCCAAACCCTACGAGAAAAACAGCCGCACGGCTCCGGCGTTCCTGATCACGGACGAGCGGGATTTTGGCAAGGAAAAAGCCCGCCTCATCAGCTACCTCAACCGGGTGCAGCAGGAAGGTAAGACGGCTCATGAAGGCAAACCCAGCCCTTCATTTGGCCCTCTTACGGCGCAGGAATGGAGCACGCTCTACTACAAACACCTGGACCACCACCTGACGCAGTTTGGTGTCTGA